From the genome of Mixophyes fleayi isolate aMixFle1 chromosome 2, aMixFle1.hap1, whole genome shotgun sequence, one region includes:
- the LOC142140817 gene encoding transmembrane 4 L6 family member 1-like — translation MCTGKCSKIIGKLLFPLGILAIVANLLLYFPNGKILEVEQITDFVWFFHGIVGAGLLAFLPAFMMLGAGGEGCCANRCGMFLSVILAALGAIGGAYCVVISALGLVKGPLCDTGDGEYIYPFRNETEDNYLFNQNTWSICKEPQKVVLWNVVLFSILLGIGAIETILCVIQVINGLFGMICGTCLRKRKTGVA, via the exons ATGTGTACCGGGAAATGTTCAAAAATTATTGGGAAACTTCTCTTCCCGCTGGGGATCCTCGCCATCGTTGCAAATCTGCTACTGTACTTCCCAAATGGAAAGATTTTAGAGGTGGAACAGATAACAGACTTTGTCTGGTTTTTCCATGGAATTGTTGGTGCTGGATTATtg GCGTTCCTGCCAGCATTTATGATGCTGGGTGCCGGGGGAGAGGGATGCTGCGCAAACAGATGTGGG ATGTTCCTGTCTGTCATTCTGGCTGCGCTGGGTGCCATTGGAGGAGCGTACTGTGTGGTCATCTCTGCATTGGGTTTAGTCAAAGGACCTCTATGTGACACAGGAGATGGAGAATACATATACCCTTTCAGGAATGAAACTGA GGACAATTATCTGTTTAATCAAAACACTTGGAGCATTTGCAAGGAACCCCAGAAAGTTGTGCTGTGGAATGTTGTCTTATTCTCCATTCTGTTGGGGATCGGCGCCATTGAAACTATTCTGTGTGTAATTCAAGTCATTAATGGGCTCTTCGGAATGATCTGCGGCACGTGTTTGAGAAAAAGAAAA ACTGGTGTTGCCTAG